A single Triticum dicoccoides isolate Atlit2015 ecotype Zavitan chromosome 2A, WEW_v2.0, whole genome shotgun sequence DNA region contains:
- the LOC119353759 gene encoding serine/threonine-protein kinase SAPK2-like gives MERYEVIKDIGSGNFGVAKLVRDVRTKELFAVKFIERGHKIDENVQREIMNHRSLRHPNIVRFKEVVLTPTHLAIVMEYAAGGELFERICGSGRFSENEARFFFQQLLSGVSYCHSMQICHRDLKLENTLLDGSEAPRLKICDFGYSKSSVLHSQPKSTVGTPAYIAPEVLSRREYDGKVADVWSCGVTLYVMLVGAYPFEDPDEPKNFRKTITRILSVQYSVPDYVRISMECRHLLSRIFVANPEQRITIQEIKNHPWFLKNLPIEMTDEYQMSLHMVGVNAPPQTLEEIMAIIQEARIPGDGSKFAGQLSVPGLGSMELDDIDDVDADVEDSGDFVCAL, from the exons ATGGAGCGGTACGAGGTGATCAAGGACATAGGGTCCGGCAACTTCGGGGTGGCCAAGCTGGTACGGGACGTCAGGACCAAGGAGCTCTTCGCCGTCAAGTTCATCGAGAGGGGGCACAAG ATTGATGAGAATGTTCAAAGGGAGATTATGAACCACAGATCTCTGAGGCATCCGAACATTGTTAGATTCAAAGAG GTTGTGCTAACTCCCACACATTTGGCCATAGTTATGGAATACGCTGCTGGCGGTGAGCTATTTGAAAGGATCTGTGGTTCTGGAAGATTTAGCGAGAATGAG GCTAGGTTCTTCTTCCAACAATTGCTTTCTGGAGTTAGCTATTGCCATTCCATG CAAATATGTCATAGAGATTTGAAACTAGAAAATACGCTCCTGGATGGGAGCGAAGCACCCCGGCTCAAGATATGTGATTTCGGTTACTCCAAG TCCTCTGTGTTGCACTCTCAGCCAAAATCGACCGTCGGTACTCCTGCCTACATCGCCCCTGAGGTCCTTTCTAGAAGGGAATATGATGGAAAG GTCGCTGATGTCTGGTCCTGTGGAGTAACACTATATGTGATGCTTGTCGGCGCTTATCCTTTTGAGGACCCAGACGAACCGAAGAATTTCCGCAAGACAATTACT AGGATACTCAGCGTACAATACTCGGTACCTGATTACGTCCGGATTTCGATGGAGTGCAGACATTTGCTGTCCCGGATTTTCGTGGCAAACCCTGAGCAA CGAATAACCATCCAAGAGATCAAGAACCACCCGTGGTTCCTCAAGAATCTGCCGATCGAGATGACCGACGAGTACCAGATGAGCCTGCACATGGTCGGCGTCAACGCTCCCCCGCAGACCCTGGAGGAGATCATGGCCATCATCCAGGAGGCGCGGATACCGGGCGACGGTTCCAAGTTCGCCGGGCAGCTGTCGGTGCCCGGGCTAGGGAGCATGGAGCTGGACGACATAGACGACGTCGACGCGGACGTCGAGGACAGCGGCGACTTCGTGTGCGCGTTGTGA